TCCAGGTCGATCATCACCATGCGGCCCGCGACATGGCGCAGACCGGGCATGCCCTGAGGGTCGGTGCCCACCCGCAGCGTGCCCAGGCACAGTGCGGCATCGCGTTTCACCGGCCCGCCGATGAACATCGTCTTGGGTTTGGCGGCCAGTTTCGACCACTGCGGCAACACGTTGTAGACGGCGGTCTCGCTGGGACGGTTGAGCACCACACCCAAAGTGCCGCCGTCGTTGTGCTCGACGACGTAGATCACGCTGCGCCGAAACGTCGGCTCCATGAGGTCGGTGTTGGCCAGCAGCAACGTTCCCGGTCGCACGCGGTTCGCCGCAGGCGCGATGAAGTCTTCGGGGTCCTCAGACTGTGCCACCCCACCATCATGGCATCAGGTAGGTGTTGCTGTGGTAACGGGCGCGTGTGGATATTTGTACTGTTGGTCCGATGGCCGACGCCCGCGCACCCGGTTCGCTCTGGCGATCCGTGCGCAGCCTGCCCGAGTTCTGGCGATTGCTCGAGCTGCGGACCGCCAGTCAGTTCGGTGACGGGCTGTTTCAGGCCGGGCTCGCCGGCGGCCTGTTGTTCAACCCGGAACGGGCGGCCGATCCGTGGGCGGTGGCCGGGGCGTTCGCGGTGTTGTTCCTGCCGTATTCGATCGTCGGCCCGTTCGCCGGGGCGCTGCTGGACCGCTGGGATCGCCGGGCGGTGCTGGTCGCGGCGAACCTGGCCAGGCTGGTGTTGGTTGTCGGCGTCGCTGTGCTGCTGGCCGTCGGGGCCAGTGACCTGACCGTGCTGTGCGGCGCGCTGATCGTCAACGGGTTCAGCCGGTTCGTCACCTCAGGACTCTCGGCCGCGCTGCCGCACGTCGTGCCGCGCCAGTCGGTCGTGGTGATGAACTCCGTCGCGACGGCCACCGGAGCCACCGCCACGTTCCTCGGCGCGAACTTCATGCTGTTGCCGCGCTGGCTGTTTGGCTCCGGCGACGCGGGCGCGGCCACCATCATGTCGATGGTGGCGGTTCCGATCGCGGTCGCGTTTGTGCTGTCGCTGCGGTTCCCACGGCACGTGCTCGGGCCTGACGACACCGCACGCGCCGTGCACGGTTCGGTGTTCTACGCCGTCACCACCGGGTGGATCTACGGCGCGCGCACCGTGTTGACCACGCCCACCGTGGCGGCCACACTGTCCGGCCTCGCCAGCCACCGGATGGTGTTCGGCATCAACACCCTGCTGGTGCTGGTCATCGTGCGGCACAGCGACACCCAGGCCGTCGGTGGTCTGGGCACCGCCGTCATCTTCGTCGCGGCCACCGGCGGCGGCGCGTTCCTGGCCAACGTGCTGGCCCCGATGTCGATCGAGCGGTGGGGCCGGTACGCGACCGCCAACGGGGCGTTGGGGTGTGCGGCGGTCATTCAGCTGGCCGGCGCGACCCTGCAGTTGGTGGTGATGATCGTGTGCGGGTTCCTGCTCGGGCTGGCCGGCCAGATCGTCAAGCTGTGCGCCGACACCGCCATGCAGATCGACGTCGACGACGCGCTGCGCGGACATGTGTTCGCCGTACAGGATTCGTTGTTCTGGGTGTCGTTCATCGCAGCGATCACCTTCGCCGCCGCGGTGGTGCCGGCCGACGGCCATTCCGCCGTCCTGGCCTTGATCGGCTCGGCGGTCTATCTCGTCGGCCTGGCAGTGCACAGCGCGGTCGGGCGCCGTACCTGATTCGGGGACTGGGTCTAGGTTCGATCCATGGCAGCCGCGGATCCGATCATCGACGACCTTCGCGACGAGAGCGACGCCCTCGACGCCCTCGTCGCGCCCCTGGATCCGCCCGGCTGGGCGCAGCCCACACCGGCGCCCGGCTGGACCATCGCCCACCAGATCGCGCACCTGCTGTGGACCGATCGGGCGTCGCTGCTGTCGATCACCGACGAGCCCGCGTTCGGTGATCTGCTCACCGCGGCGCAGGCCGACCCGTCGGGCTTCGTCGACAAAGCCGCCGAAGAGCTGGCGCTCACCCCGCCCGTGCAGCTGCTGGCGCAGTGGCGAGACACCCGCATCCAGCTGCACGCCGCGCTGCGCGGGGTGGCCGACGGCCGCAAGCTGGTCTGGTTCGGCCCGCCGATGAGCGCACCGTCGATGGCCACCGCCCGACTGATGGAAACCTGGGCGCACGGCCTCGACGTAGCCGACGCTCTGGGTGTCGTGGTCGCGCCGACGGCCCGGCTGAAGTCGATCGCCCACCTCGGTGTGCGCACTCGCGACTTCGCGTTTACCGTCCACGGGCTGACCCCGCCGGCCGAGCCGTTCCGCGTCGAACTGACGGCGCCCGACGGCAGCTGCTGGGCGTGGGGCCCCGAGGACGCGGCCCAACGCGTCACCGGGTCGGCGCTCGACTTCTGCTACCTGGTCACCCAGCGCAGGCCGAGCCGCGAGCTCGACGTTGTCGCCGAAGGAGCCGATGCCGCAAAGTGGCTCGGCATCGCGCAGGCCTTCGCCGGGCCGCCCGGCCAGGGACGCTGACGTACCGGCCGATCGTTGCTTTGGGCAGTATTATCGCCGTTCATGCGCAACCGCCTCCTGGCCGCCATCGCGGCGGGGACGGTCGGCATTGCGGTCGGCGGGTGTGCGACCAGTCCCGCCCCGGCCCACCCCTACTCGGCCGCGGCGGAGTCGGAGTCCGACCAGGGGCGCAACCCCTACACCGCCGGGACCGTCGACCCCCCGGCTCCGAATGCACCGGTGCTCACCGTGACCGGCGGGGCGACGCCGCTGTCGCTGACCATCGACCAGCTCAATGCGATGGGCAACGCGACGATCTCGATCGACGAACCCTTCGTCAACAAGCGCGAGACGTACAGCGGTGTGCCGCTGGCCATCGTGCTCGCCAAAGCCGGAATTCCCGACACCGCAACGATCGACACCGACGCGATCGACCACTACCACTACGTCAGCGTCGTCAAACCGATGATCGACTCGCAGGCCCTGATCGCCACCCAGCGTGACGGCGGGCCCATTCCCTACGACCAGGGCGGGCCCATCCGGATCGTGTTCCCCGACCGCACCCCGCTGTCGTCGGTCCTCGAAGCCTGGAACTGGAGCCTGACGTCGATCACGGTGAAGCACCCGGCCGGCTCGTGATCACCGACCGCTGGCTCACCCCGCCCGGCCCCCGGCTGACCCTCAACCGCGGCCAGCAGATCGTGGCGACCGTGCTGGTGCTGCTGCTCATCGCGCTGGTCGCGATCGGCTTTCAGTCATCGGCCGATCAGAACGCCTACAGCCGGCACAGCGCCCGCAGCGAAGCGGCTGCCACCAACACGTTCTTCACCGTGCGCGACTCGCTCACCTACATCGACCGCGCGCAGCAGTATCTGCTCGGCGTGGTTCCCCGGCGCGACGTCCAGCTCGCCAGGGCGATGCTGGCTCAGCGCCTGCGCGTGATCGCGGCCAACGGTGTGGCCGCCGCCGACAGCACCGGCCCCGACTACCGCGCGGCGCTCGCCGCACTGGACGCGGTGGTCGCCAAGGCGCCGCCCGGTCTGCTGCCCGTCGCACAACGCGACCGGTGGGCCGGCACCATCCTGCCGCGTTCCGAGGCCCTCTCCGAGCGGGCGCACGAGCTGGCCGCCGACAACCAGGTCGAACAGCACCAGATGGATCGCCTCGCCGAGCGGAACCTGCTGCGCGGCCGGGTGGTCCAGCTGGCCATGCTGATCTCCGCGCTGATCCTGGCCGCAATCTTGTTGTGGTGGGTCTCGGCCAATGTCGTGCGCCAATACCGAAGCGCCCGAAAGGCTTTCGACAACGAGCGAGAAGTGCTGCGCCAGACCGAGTTTCGCCTTGATCGGGTTTCCGCGCTGGAACGCGGCCAGGCGCAGATCCTGGAACGCATCGCCACCGCGGGCCCGGTGTCGTCGGTCCTGCGCCAGATCGTGCAGCTGGCCGCCGACGTGTCCGGGGCACCGGCCGTCCGCATGTCGATCGGCAGGCGAACGGTGATCTACCCGCCCGGCGCCGACGTGTCGGGCACACCGGCGTGGACCGGTGTCGTCACCGACAACGTCGACGGGTCAGGGACGCTCCAGGTGTTCGGCGACGCCGAAGCCCTCGACGAACTCGCCCACACCGCCCTGGTGCGGTGCCGGGACCTGGCGGTGCTGTCGCTCGAACGGGACGCGTCCGCGCGTCGGCTGTCCTACCAGGCCAGCCACGACGCCCTCACGGGCCTGGCCAACCGCAGCCTGCTGCTCGCTCGGCTGTCGAAGAGCCTGCTGCTGTCCCGCCGCCGCGGAACTCCCCTGGCGCTGCTGTTCTGCGATCTGGACCGCTTCAAGATGGTCAACGACTCGATCGGGCACGCCGGCGGAGACCAGCTGCTGATCGAGGCGGCGCGGCGGCTGTCGGGCACCGTGCGCGAAAGCGACACCGTGGCACGCCTCGGCGGCGACGAGTTCGTGGTGCTCTGCCCGGAGCTGCCGGACCGTGCCCAGGCTCTTGCACTGGCCGAACGGATCCGCAGCGCACTCAGCGTTCCGTACACCATCGACGGCAAGGAAGCGTTCGTCGACGTCTCCATCGGCATCACCTTCGCCGACGAATCCACCGTCTCCGGTCACGAACTGATGCGCGAAGCCGACGTGGCGATGTACCGGGCCAAGCTCACCGACGGCCACCACATCAACGTCTTCGACTCGACGCTCGAAGCCGAGGTCGCCCAGCGCCTGGATCTGGACGCCGCCCTGCGCCACGCCGTGGAGCGTGGCGAGCTGCGATGCTCCGCCCAACCGATCGTCGTGCTCGACACCGGAGTGATCACCGGCTTCGAGACGCTGCTGCAGTGGCACCGCCCCGGGCTGCCCGTCCTGTATCCGGGTGCGTTCATCCCGCTGGCCGAGGACAACGGGATGATCGTCGAGATCGGCCGGTGGGTGCTGCGCGAGACCATCCAGACCCTCGCGCAGTGGCGCGCCGACGGGCTGGCACTCGACCTGACCATGTCGGTCAACGTGTCGCCACGCCAGGTACGCGAAGCCGGCTTCGCCGAAGAGGTGCTGCAGATGCTGGCGGCGTCCGGGTTGCCGCCCGAGGCCCTGATGATCGAGCTCACCGAACACGCACTTGTCGACCTGCGGGTGGCCCACCCGACACTGGCGCGGCTGCGCGAGGCCGGCGTCAGTGTCTCCCTCGACGATTTCGGCACTGGCTATTCGTCGCTGACCCAACTGCGCACGCTGCCCGTCGATCAGATCAAGCTCGATCGCTCGTTCGCCGCCGCGCTGGACGAGGGCGACGACAAACAACGCGCCGTCGTGCAGTCGGTGGTCGCGCTGGCCAGCGCGCTGTCGCTGGACCTGGTGGTCGAAGGCATCGAGACGATCGCCGAGCGCGACACCCTGCTGGATCTCGGCGCCGACACGGGGCAGGGCTTCCTCTATCACCACCCCGTGCTGTGGGACGCCGCCCGAGCGCTGCTCGAGTCGGGTGGGGTGTGCACGGTGCCGTCAGACGGCGGCTACACCGGACTGGCGTCGTCGGAGAGTCCGTCACCGTCGGAGTCGACCAACGTGACGTCCCAGCGGCCGTCCCCATCGGTGTCGACGTAACCGGTGTCGAACCCGCCGTCGGGCCCGCTTCGCAACGCCCGATCGGCCAGGCCGTCGCGGTCGACGTCGAGCACCCGGTCCGGGCGTCCGTCACCGTCGAAATCGATCGGCCCCTCCGCCGTGTGCTCGACGCCGTCCAGACCGAACCAGCGCAGCGGGCCGGCCGGGCCGACCGGAGTCATCGCCCACGTCCCCGACCCGTCGTCGGTGAACACGTGCTCCGCGAACCCGTCATCGAGGTCGAAGGCGGCGTGGTCGGCCAGGCCGTCGTCGTCGAAGTCGGCCAGCGCATCGTCGAAGGCACCGTCGCCATCGAGGTCCAGCCGCACCCCGTCGAGCTCGCCGTCACCGTCGATGTCCACCTCGGGATGACCGCTGAACATGGCCGCCGTACCGTCCCCGTGTCCCAGGCAATAGTCCATACCTAGGTCAGACGCCGGGCTGATCCTTCGCGTTCCGTTCGGTCCACCACGCCAGCAGAGCGGCGACGGCCTCGTCGTGTTCGAGCGGCCCGCGGTCCAGGCGCAGCTCCTTGAGGAACGACCAGGCCTGCCCCACCAGCGGACCGGGCGGGATGTCGAGCAGCCGCATGATCTCGTTACCGTCCAGGTCCGGGCGCACCCGTTGCAGATCTTCCTTGGCGGCCAGCTCCGCGATCCGCGCCTCGAGCTCGTCGTAACTGGCCTGCAACCGCGCCGCGCGCCGCTTGTTGCGGGTCGTGCAGTCGGCGCGGACCAGCTTGTGCAACCGCGGCAGCAGCGGTCCGGCGTCGGCGACGTAGCGGCGCACCGCCGAATCCGTCCACTTGCCGTCGCCGTAGCCGTGGAACCGCAGATGCAGATACACCAGCTGCGACACATCGTCGACCATCTGCTTGGAGTACTTCAGCGCCCGCATCCGCTTGCGGACCATCTTGGCCCCGACCACCTCATGGTGGTGGAAGCTCACTCCGCCGTCGGATTCGTGGCGGCGGGTGGCCGGCTTGCCGATGTCGTGCAGCAGCGCCGCCCAGCGCAGCACGAGATCGCGCTCGTCGTCATCCTCCAGTTCCATCGCCTGGCGCAGCACGGTCAGCGAATGCTGGTAGACGTCCTTGTGCTGATGGTGCTCGTCGATGGCCATCTGCATGCCGCCGATCTCGGGCAGCACCACCTCGCCCATCCCGGTGTGGACCATCAGGTCGATGCCTGCGACGGGGTCATCGCCCAGCAGCATCTTGTCCAACTCGACCGCCACCCGCTCGACCGTGATCCGCCCGAGCTGGGGCGCCATCTCCACGATCGCGCGACGCACCCGATCGGATACGCCGAACCGCAGCTGGGAGACGAAGCGCGCCGCCCGCAGCATGCGCAGCGGGTCATCGCCGAACGACACCTCCGGCGCCGTCGGCGTATCCAGGATCCGCTGCCGCAACGCGGTCAGGCCGCCCAGCGGATCGATGAAGTCGCCCGGACCGTCCGCGGTGATGCGCACCGCCATCGCGTTGACCGTAAAGTCGCGGCGCACCAGATCGTCCTCGAGCCGGTCTCCGTAGCGGACCTGCGGGTTGCGCGACACCTGGTCGTAGCTGTCGGCGCGGAAGGTGGTGATCTCCAACCGCTCGCCGTACTTGCCGACGCCGACCGTGCCGAACTCGATTCCGGTATCCCACACTGCGTCGGCCCATGGCCGCACGATCCGCTGAACGACCTCGGGCCGCGCATCGGTGGTGAAGTCGAGGTCCGGGTTCAGCCGGCCGAGGACGGCGTCGCGCACACTGCCGCCGACGAGGTAGAGCTCGTGGCCGGCAGCGTCGAACAGGGCACCGACTTCACGCAACAACGCACCCTGTCGATTGAGTGCGACGAGGGCCCGGGCGAGCAGTTCGACGTCGTGGGTGGCTTCGGACACGTGGCAGAAGCGTAGTCGTGTACCGGCGAGTGCGGTCGGGACGCCATCCCGTGCCAGCTACTATCGCTTGGGTGTCGGACGGCGAACAGGCCAAACCACGACGGCGCCGAGGGCGTCGCCGCGGCCGTCGCGCGGCTGGTCCGGCAAATCCCACCCCGGCAGACGCCGGCGCCACCGAAGCCTCGGACACCACCACCGGATCCCCCGCCGTCAACGGCACCAATGGTCAGCCCCGGCCCGGCAAACCCGGCCGTCCCCGTCGGGCGCCCGCGCGGCTGCGTACCGTCCACGAAACCTCCGCGGGCGGACTGGTCATCGACGGTATCGACGGGCCGCCCGAAGCTCAGGTGGCCGCCCTCATCGGGCGGATCGACCGGCGCGGGCGGATGCTGTGGTCACTGCCGAAGGGCCACATCGAACAGGGTGAGACCGCCGAGGAAACCGCGATCCGCGAGGTCGCCGAAGAAACCGGTATCCGCGGACAGGTCCTGGCCGCGCTCGGCAGCATCGACTACTGGTTCGTCACCGAAGGCCGCCGCGTCCACAAGACGGTGCACCACTACCTCATGCAGTTCTCCGGCGGTGAACTGTGCGACGAAGACGTCGAGGTCACCGAGGTGGCGTGGGTTCCGGTCGGTGAGCTCCCCAAACGACTGGCCTACGCCGACGAGCGTCGCCTGGCCGAGGTCGCCGGCGAACTGATCCAACTCCTGCAGTCCGACGGCGTCGCCGCGCTGCCGCCACTGCCGCGCACCACCCCACGCCGGCGGCCTCAAACGCATTCGCACACCCGCAGCCGTCGTTCGGACGATTCAGGACCGCGTCAATCCGGCCCGCGGACGAACGGCTGCGGACCGGGAACGTGACCATGCCGAGGCGGGTCGGCAAGCTGCCCCGGATCGTGCTGGTCCTCGGTTTCCTTGCCTTGCTCGCGATGCCAACGACCGCGCCGGCCGCTGCCGGCGAGCCCGGGTCGACGCCCTTCCTGCAGGTGCGGGTGGACAGCGTCACCCCGGATCTCATCACCACCACCAGCGAGCCGACGGTCACCGTCACCGGAACCGTCACCAACGTCGGCGACCGTCCGGTGCGCGACGTCGTCGCCCGCCTCGAACACGCCGCCGCAGTGACCTCCTCGGCGGGGTTGCGCACCAATCTCGACGGCCCCAACGACCAGTTCCAGCCCGTCGGCGAATTCACCGCGATCGCGCCGGAGATGCAGCGCGGTCAGGCGGTCGGATTCACCTTCAGCTATCCGCTCCGCTCGCGCACCGCGCCCTCGCTGGGCGTCGAACAGCCCGGGGTGTACCCGCTGCTGGTCAACATCAACGGCACCCCGGACTACGGCGACGCCGCCCGCCTCGACGACGCCCGCTTCCTGCTGCCGGTCTTGGGTGTACCGCCCGACCCGGCCAGTACGTCGGCGGACGCCCTGACCGACGTCGTCCCACCCGACACCACCAAACCTGTTGCGGTGACCATGCTGTGGCCACTCGCCGACAAGCCGAGGCTGGCCCCGGGCGTGCCGGGCGGCAGCACACCGGTGCGGTTGATGAACGACGATCTGGCCGTATCGCTGGCCGCGGGTGGCCGGCTGGACTCGCTGCTGTCGGCGGTCGATTTCGCCACCAGCCCCCCGGTGGATCCCGGCGGCGACACCGCGCGGGCCCTGTGTCTGGCGGTCGACCCGGACCTACTGGTCACCGTCAACGCGATGACCACCGGTTACGTCGTGGCCGACTCCCCCGACGGGCTCGGCGCCGCCTCCCACCCCGGCACCGGACAGGCCGCCGCGGTGGCCTGGCTGGACAAATTGCGCGCCCTGGCCAAGCGGATGTGCGTCACATCAACGCCGTACGCGCAGGCCGATCTCGGCGCTCTGCAGCGGGTCGGGGACGCCGGGCTCAACACCGCGGCAACCGTCAGCGCGAGCGACATCATCGACCAGATCCTCGGCATCGCCTCGTTGCGCGGCGCGACGGTCCTGGGCGACGGACCGCTGACGCCCGGCGCCGTCGACCTGCTCGACAGCCAGGGGCCGACCGTCGCGATCGCGGCCGCCAACTGCTCCGCCCAGGACTCCGCGACCGGGGAGCCGATGACCGCCGACGTGACCGCGCGCCGGGTATCGCCGCAAGTGGTGATGGCACCGTTCGACCCGGCCGTCGGCGCCGCCCTGGCCGGGGTCGGTACCGACCCCGATCTGCCCACCTATCTTGATGCGTCGCTGGACGTTCCACTCGACCACGACTCCATGGTCGCGCGGCGTCAGGACGCCGTCGCATCGATGCTGTGGCGGGCGTTGCAGCCGAGCGCCGAGCCGCGCCAGCAGATCCTGCTGCCCCCGCTGAAGTGGAGCCCGCAAGCCGGTGACGCACAGGCGATGCTGACCGCGCTGGCCACCACGATCCGCTCGGGGCTGGCGTTCGCCCGGCCGCTGGGCGACGTGATCACGCAGGCGGCGCAGGCCGGCCCGGGGCCCGGCCCCGATCTGCCGCGGGACACCCGGGGCGGCTTCGACGACGACGTCATCTCCACGATCACCGGACAGAGTGGCCGGTTGTGGGGGTTGACCGCGGCGCTCACCACCGATCCGCGCACCGGGCTGACCGGCCCGCAGTACACCGCGCCGCTGCGCGAGGACATGCTGCGCGCCCTGAGCCAGACCGAGCCCCCGCAGGAGCGCAACGATCTGGCCCGGCGCCGGCTGGGAGCTGTCGGCACGACGATCAACGACCTGTTCGGCGCGGTCACGATCGTCAACCCCGGCGGTTCGTACACGCTGGCCACCGAGCACAGCCCGCTGCCGCTGGCGGTGCGCAACGACCTGGCCGTCCCGATCCGGGTCCGACTGCAGGTCGACGCCCCGCCCGGCATGACCGTCACCGACCTCGGCGAGCAGGAAGTCCCGCCGGGATACCTGCCGCTGCGGGTCCCCATCGAGGTGCACTTCACCCAACGAGTCGCCGTCGACGTCACCCTGCGCACCTCCGACGGGCTGCAGCTCGGTGAGCCGGTGCGACTGTCGGTGCACTCGAACGCCTACGGCAAGGTGCTCTTCGCGATCACCCTGATCGGCGGCACGGTGCTGGCGGCGCTCGTCGGACGCCGGCTCTACCACCGCTTCCGCGGCCAGCCCGACCCCGCCGACCTGGACCGCCCGCGCCGGGCCACCGCCGAAGGCCGCGAATGACACCGCCACCCCGCCGACCGGTCGCCTATGTCCGGCCCGGTCCCCGCACTCGCGCGGTGCGCGCCGAACTGTCCGACGCCGCGGTGGTGTCGCGGTCCTGGGGCATGGCGCTGGCCACCTTGGTCAGTCGCATCACCGGGTTCATCCGCATCGTGCTGCTGGCCGCGATCCTCGGCGCGGCTCTCTCGAGTGCCTTCACCGTCGCCAACCAGTTGCCGAACCTGATCGCGGCCCTGGTCTTGGAGGCCACCTTCACCGCGATCTTCGTCCCGGTGCTGGCCCGCGCCGAGCGCGACGACGCCGACGGCGGTGAGGCGTTCGTACGCCGGCTGGTCACGCTGGCCACCACCCTGCTGCTGGTTGCCACCATCCTGTCGGTGGCGGCCGGCCCACTGCTCGTGCGCCTCATGCTCGGCCAGGACCCGCAGGTCAACCAACCGCTGACCACCGCGTTCGCGTATCTGCTGCTGCCCCAGGTGATCTTCTACGGGCTGTCGTCGGTGTTCATGGCAATCCTGAACAACCGCAACGTGTTCGGGCCACCGGCCTGGGCCCCGGTGGTCAACAACGTCGTCGCGATCGCCACGTTGGGGCTGTACCTCATTGTCCCGGGCCAGCTCTCGGTCGACCCGGTGCAGATGGGCAACGCCAAGCTGCTGGTGCTCGGCATCGGAACAACGCTGGGCGTGGTGGCCCAAACCGTGGTGCTGCTGGTCGCGATCCGCGCCGAGCGGATCAGCCTGCGCCCGCTGTGGGGCGTCGACGATCGGCTCAAGCGGTTCGGCGCGATGGCCGGCGCCATGGTGCTCTACGTGCTGATCAGCCAGGTCGGTCTGGTGGTCGTCAACCAGATCGCCAGCACCGCGGCCGCCTCCGGCCCGGCGATCTACAACTACACCTGGCTGGTGCTGATGCTGCCGTTCGGCATCATCGGCGTCACCGTCCTGACGGTGGTGATGCCCCGGCTGAGCCGCAACGCCGCCGCCGACGACACCCCCGCCGTGCTGGCCGACCTGTCGCTGGCCACCCGGCTGACGATGGTGACGCTGATCCCGATCGTCGCGTTCATGACCGTCGGCGGCCCGGCGATGGGCAGCGCACTGTTCGCCTACGGCAAGTTCGGCGAGGTCGACGCCAATTACCTCGGTGTCGCCATCAGCCTGTCGGCATTCACCCTGATCCCCTACGCGCTGGTGCTGCTGCAGCTGCGGGTGTTCTACGCCCGCGAACAACCGTGGACACCGATCCTGATCATCGTCACGATCACGGTCGTCAAGATCGCGGCATCGGTGGTGGCTCCGCACCTGACCGACGACAAGGAACTCGTCGCCGGCTACCTGGGCCTGGCCAACGGGCTGGGCTTCCTGGCCGGCTCCGTCCTCGGTTACGTGCTGCTGCAGCGGGCGCTGAAACCGCCGCGCGGCGGCCTGCTCGACCTTGCAGTGGTCCGCACGATCCTGGTCACCACGGCCGCATCGTTGCTGGCCGGGCTGATCGCTTACGTCATCGACCGGCTGCTCGGGCTCAAGGTGCTGACCGAACACGGCGGCGGCGCGGGGTCGCTGCTGCGGCTGGTGGTGCTCGGCATGATCATGCTGCCGATCCTCGCGGCGGTGATGCTCGCCGCTCGGGTTCCCGACGCGGTGGCCGCCTGGGCCGCGGTCAAGCGCCGGATCACCCGCACCCCGCCGCAGACCGTCACTTCACTTGCTGCGCTCGACCGCCCGCAGGTCCCGGGGCAGTTCCCGTACCCTGAGCACAGCAATTCGTATGGAGCCGCGGGCTCGACGGGGAAAGGACCGGAGGTGAACGACCAACCCTCGGGCAATCCTCCCGTCGAGCCAATCGGAGACGCCACCACGAAGATCCCGCGCCAGGCCGCGGACGACTTCCAGCCCGATGTGGCGCCCGAGGTGCACGTGGGCACGGTCCCCTCAGCGGTGCCGCCCAAACAGCCCAACGCCGACTTCGCCGGAGATCCGACCCGGGAGCCCCTCGGTTTCGAGTCACCGCGGGAGCCGGCGATGGAATCGGGCGCCGCGGTCGACGAAGGCACTCACCTGATCCCGGGCGCGAGCATCG
This is a stretch of genomic DNA from Mycobacterium sp. ELW1. It encodes these proteins:
- a CDS encoding DUF6049 family protein: MPRRVGKLPRIVLVLGFLALLAMPTTAPAAAGEPGSTPFLQVRVDSVTPDLITTTSEPTVTVTGTVTNVGDRPVRDVVARLEHAAAVTSSAGLRTNLDGPNDQFQPVGEFTAIAPEMQRGQAVGFTFSYPLRSRTAPSLGVEQPGVYPLLVNINGTPDYGDAARLDDARFLLPVLGVPPDPASTSADALTDVVPPDTTKPVAVTMLWPLADKPRLAPGVPGGSTPVRLMNDDLAVSLAAGGRLDSLLSAVDFATSPPVDPGGDTARALCLAVDPDLLVTVNAMTTGYVVADSPDGLGAASHPGTGQAAAVAWLDKLRALAKRMCVTSTPYAQADLGALQRVGDAGLNTAATVSASDIIDQILGIASLRGATVLGDGPLTPGAVDLLDSQGPTVAIAAANCSAQDSATGEPMTADVTARRVSPQVVMAPFDPAVGAALAGVGTDPDLPTYLDASLDVPLDHDSMVARRQDAVASMLWRALQPSAEPRQQILLPPLKWSPQAGDAQAMLTALATTIRSGLAFARPLGDVITQAAQAGPGPGPDLPRDTRGGFDDDVISTITGQSGRLWGLTAALTTDPRTGLTGPQYTAPLREDMLRALSQTEPPQERNDLARRRLGAVGTTINDLFGAVTIVNPGGSYTLATEHSPLPLAVRNDLAVPIRVRLQVDAPPGMTVTDLGEQEVPPGYLPLRVPIEVHFTQRVAVDVTLRTSDGLQLGEPVRLSVHSNAYGKVLFAITLIGGTVLAALVGRRLYHRFRGQPDPADLDRPRRATAEGRE
- the murJ gene encoding murein biosynthesis integral membrane protein MurJ translates to MTPPPRRPVAYVRPGPRTRAVRAELSDAAVVSRSWGMALATLVSRITGFIRIVLLAAILGAALSSAFTVANQLPNLIAALVLEATFTAIFVPVLARAERDDADGGEAFVRRLVTLATTLLLVATILSVAAGPLLVRLMLGQDPQVNQPLTTAFAYLLLPQVIFYGLSSVFMAILNNRNVFGPPAWAPVVNNVVAIATLGLYLIVPGQLSVDPVQMGNAKLLVLGIGTTLGVVAQTVVLLVAIRAERISLRPLWGVDDRLKRFGAMAGAMVLYVLISQVGLVVVNQIASTAAASGPAIYNYTWLVLMLPFGIIGVTVLTVVMPRLSRNAAADDTPAVLADLSLATRLTMVTLIPIVAFMTVGGPAMGSALFAYGKFGEVDANYLGVAISLSAFTLIPYALVLLQLRVFYAREQPWTPILIIVTITVVKIAASVVAPHLTDDKELVAGYLGLANGLGFLAGSVLGYVLLQRALKPPRGGLLDLAVVRTILVTTAASLLAGLIAYVIDRLLGLKVLTEHGGGAGSLLRLVVLGMIMLPILAAVMLAARVPDAVAAWAAVKRRITRTPPQTVTSLAALDRPQVPGQFPYPEHSNSYGAAGSTGKGPEVNDQPSGNPPVEPIGDATTKIPRQAADDFQPDVAPEVHVGTVPSAVPPKQPNADFAGDPTREPLGFESPREPAMESGAAVDEGTHLIPGASIAGGRYRLLVSHGGPPGLQFWQALDTALDRQVALTFVDPDRTMSDDQVQEILSRTLKLSQIERPGIARVLDVANTGAGGLVVSEWIRGGSLKEVADTSPSPIGGARAVQSLAAAADAAHGAGVALSIDHPSRVRVSIEGDVALAFPATMPGATPEDDIRGIGAALYALLVDRWPLPEKGAPSGLEPAETDPAGEPLEPRAIDGAIPFQISAAAARSVQAGGGIRSAPTLLNLLQQATATADRTDLIEPVDPVGPATALPADPADVEAQARRRRNLLIGVGVGAGILVIALIVLASVLSSIFGDVGGGLKGDQLGLNPSTSQTADNNAASGSTVKPVKVTVFSPGGGADNPDKAELAVTGGPGTGWSTDTYTDPNPFPNFKNGVGLLLQLPQPTTVGSVSLTVPSTGTQVQIRSASSANPTTLDDTTVLTQPTALQPGANTIQVNAKAPTTYLVVWISTMGTTDGKNKTEISGLTVKAAS